A segment of the Panacibacter ginsenosidivorans genome:
TCAGCTAATTGATATCGTTGTTTCCAACAAAAAAGGTGTGTTCTTTTTTGAACAGATAAAATAATAATAAGTAATGTTTTTTTACACTTGCAGGCTAACAATATTTTTTGTAGTTTGACTGTAACGAAAAATATCGGTACGAATTTTATTATCAACTACACAACTCAAAGCCATGCCATCATTTCCCAAACCTTCATTTGCTTACACCGTAAATGTATCTAAAGAAATAAGTGCTTTGCGCACTTACATGAAATCTGATGCTGCGCTAAAAATTCCGGCAGCCACAAGTAAAACACTTCGTATAGCCACGTGGAATATTGCAAACCTGGGAGAACAGGACAGAGAAGATGCACACTTACAGATAATTGCTGAAATCATATCCTGGTTTGATATAATTGCTGTGCAGGAAACAAAAGAGAATTATGAACATTTTAAAAAAATAGTTGCTTTTGCAGGCAGGAAATATAAATTCATCTTTTCTGATGCGGCAGGAAATAATGAGCGTCTTGCTTTTATTTATGACAGCAATAAAGTAAAAGTATTGGAAGAAGTAGCTGAGTATGCTATACCACCAAGCGATTACGGAGATATTAAAATAACAGGCGTGCCAGCCACTTTTGCTGGCTTTGACAGAAGCCCTTTCATGGTAAGTTTTGCTGCCGGGAATTTTCAGTTTACATTGATGACCGTTCACCTGTATTATGGTGATGAAACGCCTAAGAAACTGGGGCGCAGATGTCTTGAAGCATATGCGGTTGCACGATGGGCAGATCTTAGGGCGAAAAGTAAATACACCTATAACGGTATAAAAGATGTTTTTGCAATGGGCGATTTTAATCTTCCAAAAATTGATAAGGATGATATTATTTATAAAGCACTGGTAAAACGTGGCCTGCAATTGCCTGCTCATACTTCATTGGTATACTCAAACATCAGTAACGATCAGCAGTACGATCAGATAGCTTTTCTTCCAGGCACTAAAACGCGAATTAAAAGCGATGGCATTTTCCCTTTTGATAATGCAGTGTTTGCAGATATTTATGCTACACGAAAAACTTCTTTCAAGGGATATATTAAGTATTACATTTCTGATCACCGGCCCATGTGGATTGAACTTGATATGCAGTAATATTGAAAGCACTATACAAACCAATTTTAATAGTACTGAGTTTTTTATATTGTAAAAAGTAAATGCTCGGTATTATTCAAACAGTACAAGTGAGTGACACAAGCGGCGATGCTATGAAAAACTAAAGCTGGTAAAATTTCTTCACGCCACACTGATTGCATCAACAATAAATTTATTTTGCCTTTTAAACAAGTAATAAATGTTCGACAATTATTACAAACCGGATAACCCCGTCTGGCATGCATTATCAGAAACCCATTTACCAGAATGGTCAACTGGTTTCTATAACGGGAGAACGTATGCGTATGCATGGCTTAACAGAAGTTAGTGCAGTTGTTACACATCCAGAATATACTGGCCGCAAGTATGCACAACAACTCGTTGCGCATGTAGCCAATAAAAATTTATCCGCAGGCATTACCCCTTTTCTACATGTTGCAGCAACAAATGAAAGAGCTATAAAGATCTATGAACTATCAGGCTTTACAAAACGAAGGTTAATTAATTTCACTAAAATAAAAAGGCGAAATAATAAAACATTCTAAACCAGGTTGAACAGTCATTCAACTATATAAATATTACGAACCCGGCTGCATTACTACTATAGCTCTTTGTTGCGTCGCACTCTTGTACGTTCCTTTCGTTATGCAGCTTAAACGCCTGATTATTTGCTCCCATCCCATCTTCATATTTAATGCGGGTAATATATCAACCTGTTTTAACATTACTGGTACAAGAATTGAATGATTACAAACGGGACAATTCATAATTCAACATATATAATTAATCATAAAATATGGCTGATAAAAATAAAATAACGAAACATAGTTTTATCGAGAAACTTTCAGCTGAAGTAACAAAAGCAACCGGCAGCACAGCAGCTATCTGCATTGCGTTTGGACTTATAGTATTGTGGGCAATGCTTGGCCCTGTATTTCATTATTCTGAAAACTGGCAACTGGTTATTAACACAGGCACCACCATCATCACTTTCCTGATGGTTTTTCTGATACAAAAATCACAGAACAAAGAATCTATGGCTGTACAGCTAAAACTAAACGAACTTATCGCAGCACATGAATTTGCCAGTAACCGGCTTGTTGATGTGGAAAATATGACTGAAGATGAACTTAAAACAATTCACGATTACTATTGCAATCTTAAAGAAAAAACAAAGAATGAAGAATCTTTACAGGTTTCACATTCCATTGAAGAAGCCGGGAATATGCATGAAATTAAAGTGGCGGTAGAAGAAGATATAAAAGATAAAGTTGATAAAAATAAAACCTGAAAATAGTGGGTAGTTTTTACTGCTGTGAGTAATTAGTTCCTCAATACTTTACCAGATACCCGCTATGCCATTTTAATTTCAGTACATAATTCTATGGCATGAAATTGCCCCAATATAAAAAAACGTTTAACCATGGAAAAGAGCACTTCAAAAAAAACGCCTGCAAAAAAATCAACAGGCAACACAGCGAAGACAACACCTGAAATGAGCCCTGTACTTCATCAGTTTTTTCTTGATGAATTAAAAGACATTTACTGGGCTGAAAAACACCTTACAAAAGCAATCCCTAAAATGCAGAAGGCCGCAACTTCTGAAGAACTTGCCAACGCTTTTGCAGATCATCTTAAAGCCACTGAAGGGCATGTAAGCCGATTGGAACAGGCATTTGAATTGCTTGGAGAAAAAGCAGTAGCAAAAAAGTGTGACGCAATGGAAGGGATTGTTAAGGAAGGAGAAAGTATTATTGAAGATACCGAAGAAGGCACTTCAACAAGAGATGTAGGTTTAATATTGGCGGCACAAAAAGTAGAGCACTATGAAATCGCCACTTATGGTGGCCTTCACCAGCTTGCACTTACAATGGGCCATAATGATGTAGCAGAAATTCTGGAGCAGACTTTGAGTGAAGAAAAAGAAGCAGACCAGTTGCTTACAGATATTGCAGAAAATAATGTGAACTATGCCGCAAACAGGGAGCAATAATTAGTGTGAATTTTGCTTAAGAAAAAAACCATCTATGCATGCATAAATGGTTTTTTATTTTAAGACCAATTGCAAACCATCATACTATTTAACTTTATCTAAAATTAACGTATGCCGTATGAGCTGTTGTTACAGAATGTTTCAAAACATATTTCACTGGATGAAGCAGAAAAAGATTACTTCACCTCATTGCTTAAAGAACGGCAGGTTACTAAAAAAGAGCTTATTCTAAAAGAAGGGCAACTGTGCAGGCATATCAATTTTGTTAATACGGGAATATTAAGAGCTTACTATAATTGTAAAGATGGGAAAGAATCCACTATCATGTTTGCGGTGGAAGATTGGTGGATTACAGATATGTATTGCTTCATCAATCATAAACCAGCCATGCTGCAGATAGAAGCAGTTGAAAACAGCAACATCTTACAATTACAAAAAAGTGACCTCGATAAGCTATACATGAAGGTTCCCAGGTTTGAAAGATTCTTTCGTATCATCATGCAGAATGCTTATATAAGAGAGCAGTTAAGGATCATTCAAAATCTTTCACTTACTGCGGAAGAACGATACAATATTTTTTTAGAGAAATACCCGCACGTAGCAAAACAGGTTACACTAAAACAAATAGCTTCTTATTTAGGTATAACACCAGAATTTCTGAGCATGGTGAGGGCAAATAAAAAAAAGTGATTTCTTAAACTACATTAAGCCTTTACAATATTTCATTTGCTTCCTTTGCAAAAAGAAAATATATGCTGATACTTATTGCAGGCCCTTATCGCAGCGGCACAAATGATGATCCCCAATTAATGCAACAGAATCTTGACAGGTTAGAAGCTGCCGCACTTCCATTGTTTCGTATGGGGCACATTCCAATGATCGGTGAATGGGTGGCCTTACCCTTATTAAAACTTGCAGGTTCCCAAAAGCCGGGTGATGCAGTTTACGAAGAAATTTTGTACCCTGTAGCGCATCGTTTACTCCTGAAATGCGATGCAGTACTGCGTCTTGAAGGTGCTTCAAAAGGTGCAGATGAAGATGTAAGAATTGCGAAAGAAAGAGGGTTGACCGTATATTACCATTTGGAAGATATACCAAATGTTACAGCATAAAATATTCAACAGGTGTTTTTTACTGCTGAGATATATTGAAAACGTACAAGTGTGCGACGCAACGAAGGTCTAATCATTGCATCAGATGCCGGTTACATAAAAAATTGCATTCTATTATCCACGGGACTATAAGCCGTTTGGTACAAAAGACTTTACTATATTAGCGCCGTTGATAACCATAACCACCATAGAAAATGCCGATGCATTAAATAAAGCCAGGCGTATCATGAGGTACGTTTTACTTTATTGCACCTCAGGAAAAATAAGCATGCGTGTTGATGAAAAAGAATTTACCATACATGCCGGAGAAGTCATTACTATAACATCGGGACAAATACACTCCATCAGCAAGACGGCAAAAGCAAAAGGAGTTGTACTTGAATTTACATTAGACTTTTTTTGCAAAGATGATAAAGACATTGAGCTAATTTTTCACAATGGTTTGTTTTGCCATTTTGCAATGAATGAAATTATTGCGGTTGATAAAAATATAATGGAAACTCAATTGCAAAACATCACTGAAGAACTTTTAAATAAACCTTACCAATATCTTATTTCTGTGCATTCACGTATAGAATTAATATTGGTAACTATTAACAGGGCAAAGGTTGCGCGTGGTGATGAGATATGGAAACCAGATGCGCTGTTCCTGAAATTTCTGGAAGCTGTAAGATCAAATTTTGAGCACAATTACCCACTTTCAACCTTTGCAAAAATGCTTGGCACCACTGAACTTAAACTAAATGAATTGGCCAAACTGCATGCAGGCAAAACAGCGCAGAATATTATTTACGGCCTTATTGCATCTGAAGCAAAGCGCCTGCTTACTTATGAAAATCTTTCTGTAAAAGAAGTTGCTTACAAACTTGGTTTTAATGACCCGTTTTATTTTTCCAACTTCTTTAAAAAACATACACGCATTGCCCCGAAAACATATCAAAGCAACTACGCTTTATAAATCTTACATGCTTTTCTAAAGATCGTCTATGGTTATAGCTGCATGTTGAAAATACCTTTGTTATACAATAATCAAAGTATAAAACAACAAACGTTATGAACACAAACATGCAGCATTACATTGCCAGTACAGGCAATATGGAATGGAACCCTTTAAGGGAAGAAGGTGTAAATACGTCAGGTATCTATGTAAAGATCCTGCGTTTTGATGAGCAGCAGCAAAGACCGCCAAGTATTCTTTTAAAGTTTGATGCAGGTGCAAAATATCCATATCACAACCATCCAGGCGGTGAAGAAATATTTGTTATGCAGGGAACTTGTTTGGTGAATGACACGTTGCTACATGCAGGTGATTACTTATACACGCCGCCAGGTTTTAAACATGCAGTAACAACAAGTACAGGTTGTGAACTTCTATTCATTGTTCCACAGGAAGTAGAGATATTAGAAAAATAAAATAATGAGCCCGGCAGCAGTATAAGCATTATACTTTTCTTGCGTCGCACGCTTGTACTTTCTGTTCCACTTGCAGCGCGTTAGCAAAATTTATTATTCACTACAATCATTATCAACAAAATTCAATGAAAAAATACCAGGATATAAGTATACTGTTATTGCGCATAGCAATGGCGGTTACTTTTTTATCAGCTGTGGCTTCCCGTTTAAATTTATGGGGCAAACAATCATCGGGCTGGAATGGCTTTCTTTCTTACACTGCAGAAGTACTCTCATTTATGCCATATTCAATGATTTCTTTGTGTGCTATTGCTTCAACAGTTTTAGAAATTTTATTTGCTTTGATGCTGATAACAGGTTTTAAACTAAAAATAGCAAGCTTAGGTGCAGCTTGCTTAACACTAAGTTTTGCGTTATCGATGGCTTACTCTTATGGCGTTAAATCACCACTTGATTATAGTGTTTTTACAGATTCTGCCGCATGTTTTGCATTAGCAACATTTCCTTCCTGTCGCTGGAGTATAGATATGTGGCTTGTAAAAAGAAAATTACGGATTGGCATTAATACCCGCACGATCACCTGATATCATTTTATTGATAATACAATTATGCTTATACTATTTTTCTAACTTTGAATCACACAAAAGCATTCAATGAATTTTTCTTTAGAGAAATCAATAGAAATCCTGGAACGCACACCATTAGTTCTTCAAACGATGTTGCAAAACATTTCAGATGATTGGACCTCGAACACCGAAGGAGAAGAAACATGGAGCGTGTACGATGTTATAGGTCATCTTATTTATGGAGAAAAGACTGACTGGATGCCAAGAGCAGAAATTATTCTTTCTGATAAACCCGATAAGACATTTGAATCGTTTGACCGCTTTGCACAATTTGAAGAAAACAAAGGAAAACCATTGCAGGAACTTTTGAATGAGTTTATACTATTGCGCCAAAAGAATATTGAACTGCTTCGTTCAAAAAAACTTACAAATAAATATCTGGAACAAAAAGGCATTCATCCTGCATTTGGAGAAGTTACACTGGCACAGTTGATTTCAACATGGGTTGTGCATGATCTGAATCATATAGCGCAGATATCAAGAGTGATGGCAAAACAATATAAGCAGGATGTGGGGCCATGGATAGCTTATTTAAAAATTCTGCAATCTTAATAGTGTATACATGAATAAAGCAATAAGACTAACAACAGTTTTGGCACTTACTGTTTGCACAACAATATTATTTGGCCAAACAAATAAAAATGCAGAACAGAAAAAAGTAAAACCGTTTATTCTGGGAGAAATTCACGAAATACAATCTGCTGAATTATCTGAAAAAAGAATTTTGAATATATATCTTCCTGAAGGTTACGATCGGGCAGATACCGCTAGATATCCTGTAGTTTATTTACTTGATGGTTCAGCAGATGAAGATTTTATTCATATCACGGGCCTGTACCAGTTTAACAACTTTCCCTGGATAAACAGGGTGCCAAAATCAATAGTGGTGGGCATTGCGAATGTAGACAGGAAAAGAGATTTTACTTACCCAACAACCATTACAGAAGATTTTAAAAAATATCCTACAACCGGCCAATCAGAAAAGTTTATCAATTTTATTGAAAAAGAATTGCAACCATATATTGACAAAACATTCAACACAAATACTTCAAAAACAATTATTGGTCAATCTTTAGGCGGTTTGTTGGCAACAGAAATACTGCTCAAAAAACCACGGCTATTCAACAAGTATATTATAATAAGTCCCAGCCTTTGGTGGGATAATGGTTCTTTGCTAAACATACAATCTGAAATACTTCAAAATACTTTTAAAGAGAAAACAGACATTTATATTGGTGTAGGCAAAGAAGGCCTTGGACCCGGCGTTACACCACATGTTATGGAAGTTGATGCAAATTTATTAGCGGAGAAAATTAAGAAAACACAAAGCAAAAGCGTTACCGTTTATTTTGATTATCTGCCACAGGAAGATCACGCAACAATTACACACCAGGCCGTATTTAATGCGCTAAGACTTTTATACCCTTTAAATAAATAAGAAATAACAAAGATTCATTTGCTTATAAAAGTGATGACCGTACAAGTGAGTGACACAACGAAGATGCCACGAAGAACAAGAGTTCATCAACAAAAAAATTATTGTACCTGCCAGATCACTGCTTCATAAGACTGCAATGTTTCATTCATAGAAGGCTTTGCATAATTGCTGATCAACAGTTTTGCCTTAGAGAGATCAATGCCTGTTTCAGCAGTTGCAACATCTTTTGAGAAATTAAGCAGCACCAATATTTTATTGCCATTCATTTCTCTTGTGTATGCATATATGTTTGGGTTATCCTTATCAAGCAAAGTGTATTTGCCATACACCAGTGTTTTATTTGTCTTGCGCAACTGCACAACCTTACGAAAATAATTAAGCACAGAATTAGGATCTTTTTCTTCCGCTGCTTCATTGATAATTTTATAATTAGCATTTACGTTTATCCATGGCATGCCCGTTGTAAAACCCGCATTCTTATTGCTGTTCCATTGAAAAGGTGTGCGGCCATTATCCCTGCAACTGAATTGTATTTCTTTCATAAATTTTTGCATATCGCCACCAATATCTTTTTGATGTTGATATTCATTCAGCGTAGGCATATCCCTGTAATCTTCAATTTTAGTAAAGCCTGCATTTGTCATTCCCAGTTCATCACCATTATAATAATAAGGCGTGCCACGCATCGTCATGATAAACGTTGTAAGCATCTTGGAAGAAACATCCCTGAACTGCGGCGCATCATTTCCAAACCTGCTTACCATTCTTGCCTGGTCGTGATTGGCAAGAAAAACAGACAACCATCCATTTGCGGCAAATGCACTATCCCAGCGACTGAACACTTCCTTAAAATGTAAAAGACTATAGCCATCCGGCTTTGCAATATCAACACCTTCAAAAGCATAAGCCATATTCAGTTCTTTGCGATCTGCATCTACAAGATTATGTGCATCTTCAAAAGAATTACCTGCACCTTCTGCTACACTCATCACATCATAGTTGCTGAATACCTGGTTATACATTTCTTTTATATAGCCGTGCAGGTTACCCTGCATGGAATAGTATTGCATAAAATTCCTTTCATACCCTTCAGGAAAAGCAGGAAAAGTGGTATCCTTCGCCGCAAAGCCAAATGCATCAAGCCTGAACCCATCAATACCTTTATCAGCCCAGAATTTCATAATGTCATACACTTCCTGCCGCAGCTTTGGATTCTCCCAGTTTAGATCAGGTTGCTTGCGGCTAAAATAATGCAGGTAATATGCATTCGTAAGAGAATCATATTTCCATGCATCATGATTTA
Coding sequences within it:
- a CDS encoding endonuclease/exonuclease/phosphatase family protein, whose protein sequence is MPSFPKPSFAYTVNVSKEISALRTYMKSDAALKIPAATSKTLRIATWNIANLGEQDREDAHLQIIAEIISWFDIIAVQETKENYEHFKKIVAFAGRKYKFIFSDAAGNNERLAFIYDSNKVKVLEEVAEYAIPPSDYGDIKITGVPATFAGFDRSPFMVSFAAGNFQFTLMTVHLYYGDETPKKLGRRCLEAYAVARWADLRAKSKYTYNGIKDVFAMGDFNLPKIDKDDIIYKALVKRGLQLPAHTSLVYSNISNDQQYDQIAFLPGTKTRIKSDGIFPFDNAVFADIYATRKTSFKGYIKYYISDHRPMWIELDMQ
- a CDS encoding GNAT family N-acetyltransferase, whose translation is MHYQKPIYQNGQLVSITGERMRMHGLTEVSAVVTHPEYTGRKYAQQLVAHVANKNLSAGITPFLHVAATNERAIKIYELSGFTKRRLINFTKIKRRNNKTF
- a CDS encoding low affinity iron permease family protein; translated protein: MADKNKITKHSFIEKLSAEVTKATGSTAAICIAFGLIVLWAMLGPVFHYSENWQLVINTGTTIITFLMVFLIQKSQNKESMAVQLKLNELIAAHEFASNRLVDVENMTEDELKTIHDYYCNLKEKTKNEESLQVSHSIEEAGNMHEIKVAVEEDIKDKVDKNKT
- a CDS encoding YciE/YciF ferroxidase family protein, which encodes MEKSTSKKTPAKKSTGNTAKTTPEMSPVLHQFFLDELKDIYWAEKHLTKAIPKMQKAATSEELANAFADHLKATEGHVSRLEQAFELLGEKAVAKKCDAMEGIVKEGESIIEDTEEGTSTRDVGLILAAQKVEHYEIATYGGLHQLALTMGHNDVAEILEQTLSEEKEADQLLTDIAENNVNYAANREQ
- a CDS encoding Crp/Fnr family transcriptional regulator translates to MPYELLLQNVSKHISLDEAEKDYFTSLLKERQVTKKELILKEGQLCRHINFVNTGILRAYYNCKDGKESTIMFAVEDWWITDMYCFINHKPAMLQIEAVENSNILQLQKSDLDKLYMKVPRFERFFRIIMQNAYIREQLRIIQNLSLTAEERYNIFLEKYPHVAKQVTLKQIASYLGITPEFLSMVRANKKK
- a CDS encoding DUF4406 domain-containing protein, with product MLILIAGPYRSGTNDDPQLMQQNLDRLEAAALPLFRMGHIPMIGEWVALPLLKLAGSQKPGDAVYEEILYPVAHRLLLKCDAVLRLEGASKGADEDVRIAKERGLTVYYHLEDIPNVTA
- a CDS encoding helix-turn-helix domain-containing protein; this translates as MRYVLLYCTSGKISMRVDEKEFTIHAGEVITITSGQIHSISKTAKAKGVVLEFTLDFFCKDDKDIELIFHNGLFCHFAMNEIIAVDKNIMETQLQNITEELLNKPYQYLISVHSRIELILVTINRAKVARGDEIWKPDALFLKFLEAVRSNFEHNYPLSTFAKMLGTTELKLNELAKLHAGKTAQNIIYGLIASEAKRLLTYENLSVKEVAYKLGFNDPFYFSNFFKKHTRIAPKTYQSNYAL
- a CDS encoding cupin domain-containing protein; amino-acid sequence: MNTNMQHYIASTGNMEWNPLREEGVNTSGIYVKILRFDEQQQRPPSILLKFDAGAKYPYHNHPGGEEIFVMQGTCLVNDTLLHAGDYLYTPPGFKHAVTTSTGCELLFIVPQEVEILEK
- a CDS encoding DoxX family protein is translated as MKKYQDISILLLRIAMAVTFLSAVASRLNLWGKQSSGWNGFLSYTAEVLSFMPYSMISLCAIASTVLEILFALMLITGFKLKIASLGAACLTLSFALSMAYSYGVKSPLDYSVFTDSAACFALATFPSCRWSIDMWLVKRKLRIGINTRTIT
- a CDS encoding DinB family protein, which translates into the protein MNFSLEKSIEILERTPLVLQTMLQNISDDWTSNTEGEETWSVYDVIGHLIYGEKTDWMPRAEIILSDKPDKTFESFDRFAQFEENKGKPLQELLNEFILLRQKNIELLRSKKLTNKYLEQKGIHPAFGEVTLAQLISTWVVHDLNHIAQISRVMAKQYKQDVGPWIAYLKILQS
- a CDS encoding alpha/beta hydrolase; its protein translation is MNKAIRLTTVLALTVCTTILFGQTNKNAEQKKVKPFILGEIHEIQSAELSEKRILNIYLPEGYDRADTARYPVVYLLDGSADEDFIHITGLYQFNNFPWINRVPKSIVVGIANVDRKRDFTYPTTITEDFKKYPTTGQSEKFINFIEKELQPYIDKTFNTNTSKTIIGQSLGGLLATEILLKKPRLFNKYIIISPSLWWDNGSLLNIQSEILQNTFKEKTDIYIGVGKEGLGPGVTPHVMEVDANLLAEKIKKTQSKSVTVYFDYLPQEDHATITHQAVFNALRLLYPLNK
- a CDS encoding glycoside hydrolase family 13 protein codes for the protein MKLLRYLTVLFFLLFFLASNAQSGNDPKWWKEAIVYQIYPRSFKDSDGDGVGDLKGIISKLDYIKSLGVDVIWLNPVYQSPNDDNGYDVSDYRNIMNDFGTMEDFDALLKGMHDRGIKLVMDLVVNHSSDEHEWFKQSRSSRESPYRNYYHWWNAERGKPAYRYSLFDINHDAWKYDSLTNAYYLHYFSRKQPDLNWENPKLRQEVYDIMKFWADKGIDGFRLDAFGFAAKDTTFPAFPEGYERNFMQYYSMQGNLHGYIKEMYNQVFSNYDVMSVAEGAGNSFEDAHNLVDADRKELNMAYAFEGVDIAKPDGYSLLHFKEVFSRWDSAFAANGWLSVFLANHDQARMVSRFGNDAPQFRDVSSKMLTTFIMTMRGTPYYYNGDELGMTNAGFTKIEDYRDMPTLNEYQHQKDIGGDMQKFMKEIQFSCRDNGRTPFQWNSNKNAGFTTGMPWINVNANYKIINEAAEEKDPNSVLNYFRKVVQLRKTNKTLVYGKYTLLDKDNPNIYAYTREMNGNKILVLLNFSKDVATAETGIDLSKAKLLISNYAKPSMNETLQSYEAVIWQVQ